The following coding sequences are from one Hymenobacter sp. DG25A window:
- a CDS encoding tetratricopeptide repeat protein, with protein MKTTTACLLISCLFLGVSCKQKSAAPSREVINQINLKRGPVLTCRSVDRKFGEVDFETSCGPNTKEDFNLALKLLHSFEYDEAEKVFAKVIDINPGCAMAYWGAAMANFHPLWAPPTEPELKKGLKAIHVAQSIKGKTKKEAAYINALAAFYQNWEQVPHQARCQAFEKAMASLHTSFPADKEAAIFYALALTAAAEPADKQFVKQKKAGRLLNTLYPDEPNHPGIIHYIIHTYDYPELAALALPAARKYASVAPASAHAQHMPSHIFTRLGLWEECIQSNKASIAAAQCYAETVGMKGHWDEELHGLDYLVYAYLQRGENTLAKQQWDYLKGMKEVTPQNFKVVYAYAAIPARYVLENKRWREAATLPVTRAGFSWEEYPWQKAIIHFTRLLGLVHTGNQVSATAELTELKQLRSKLLSQKDAYKANQVEIQIVASEAWLCWGAGRNSEALVLMKKAAELEDKTEKHPVTPSEVLPARELLGDMLLQMNQPQQALAAYEANLQKHPNRFNGLYGAGQAAEKSGNLAKAEQYYQQLLQIANTANSDRPELNTAKQFIQIRKSVQS; from the coding sequence ATGAAAACGACCACCGCATGTCTGTTAATTAGCTGCTTGTTCCTGGGCGTTTCCTGCAAGCAGAAAAGCGCTGCGCCTTCCCGCGAGGTTATCAATCAGATAAACCTAAAGCGCGGTCCGGTCCTCACTTGTCGTTCCGTTGATAGAAAGTTTGGGGAAGTTGACTTTGAAACCTCCTGTGGCCCCAATACCAAAGAAGATTTCAATCTGGCCCTGAAGCTGCTGCATTCTTTTGAGTACGATGAGGCTGAGAAGGTTTTTGCGAAGGTTATTGATATAAACCCAGGCTGTGCCATGGCTTATTGGGGGGCGGCCATGGCCAATTTTCACCCGCTCTGGGCCCCACCCACGGAGCCGGAATTAAAGAAGGGGTTAAAAGCCATTCACGTAGCTCAGTCAATTAAGGGTAAAACCAAGAAAGAGGCAGCGTATATCAACGCTCTGGCAGCCTTTTATCAGAACTGGGAGCAAGTACCACATCAGGCCCGCTGCCAGGCTTTTGAAAAAGCCATGGCATCCCTGCACACCTCCTTCCCGGCAGATAAGGAGGCCGCCATCTTCTACGCGCTGGCGTTAACCGCCGCTGCCGAACCTGCCGACAAGCAATTCGTGAAGCAGAAAAAAGCCGGACGCTTGCTGAATACCCTGTATCCCGACGAGCCCAATCACCCGGGGATTATTCACTACATCATCCACACCTATGATTACCCGGAGCTGGCCGCGTTAGCATTGCCCGCCGCGCGGAAATATGCTTCCGTAGCCCCGGCTTCCGCCCATGCCCAGCACATGCCTTCTCACATCTTTACCCGATTAGGCCTGTGGGAAGAATGCATCCAATCCAACAAAGCCTCTATTGCGGCGGCCCAGTGCTACGCCGAGACGGTGGGCATGAAAGGGCATTGGGACGAAGAACTACACGGGCTGGATTATTTGGTGTATGCCTATTTGCAAAGAGGAGAAAACACCCTGGCTAAACAGCAGTGGGACTATTTAAAAGGGATGAAGGAGGTAACTCCCCAAAACTTTAAAGTGGTCTATGCTTATGCGGCCATTCCGGCCCGCTATGTCCTCGAAAACAAACGCTGGCGGGAAGCGGCTACTTTACCGGTTACCCGAGCCGGCTTTTCCTGGGAGGAGTATCCCTGGCAAAAAGCCATTATTCATTTCACCCGTTTGCTGGGCTTGGTGCACACCGGAAACCAGGTATCAGCCACCGCCGAATTGACCGAACTAAAACAGCTACGGAGCAAGCTGCTGAGTCAGAAAGATGCTTACAAAGCCAATCAAGTTGAAATTCAGATAGTTGCCTCCGAAGCCTGGCTGTGCTGGGGAGCGGGCAGGAACAGCGAGGCCCTGGTCCTAATGAAGAAGGCAGCTGAATTGGAAGACAAAACCGAGAAACACCCGGTTACGCCTTCCGAAGTACTTCCCGCCCGGGAACTGCTGGGCGACATGCTCCTGCAAATGAACCAGCCCCAGCAGGCGTTGGCGGCCTACGAGGCGAATCTGCAGAAGCATCCCAACCGCTTCAACGGGCTTTATGGCGCAGGCCAGGCCGCAGAAAAGTCGGGCAATCTGGCTAAAGCGGAACAGTACTACCAGCAATTGCTTCAGATAGCGAATACCGCAAATTCCGACAGGCCTGAATTGAATACGGCTAAGCAATTCATACAAATCCGTAAGAGCGTCCAAAGCTGA
- a CDS encoding transketolase, with amino-acid sequence MSQDTSLAAQATANPKTIAELQQIAAQVRRDIVRMVHAVNSGHPGGSLGCTDLLVALYFRVMKHDPSFSMNGVGEDLFFLSNGHISPVFYSVLARSGYFPVSELATFRKLNSRLQGHPATHEHLPGIRIASGSLGQGLSVATGAAQAKKLNSDNRTVFVLMGDGELEEGQVWEAAMYAPHHKVDNLIAFVDRNGQQIDGPTEKVMSLGNLRAKFEAFNWLVLETDGNDLTKLIASIEEAQSMLGQGKPVMVLMDTQMGFGVDFMMGSHKWHGVAPNNEQLEIALQQLIVEHGSDY; translated from the coding sequence ATGTCGCAGGATACTTCCCTCGCCGCCCAGGCTACCGCCAACCCAAAAACCATTGCTGAGCTGCAACAGATTGCCGCTCAGGTGCGCCGCGACATTGTGCGCATGGTGCACGCCGTAAACTCCGGCCACCCCGGCGGCTCCCTCGGCTGCACCGATTTGCTGGTTGCCCTCTATTTCCGGGTGATGAAGCACGACCCCAGCTTCTCCATGAATGGCGTAGGCGAAGACCTGTTTTTCCTTTCTAATGGGCACATTTCACCGGTATTCTACTCGGTGCTGGCCCGCTCGGGCTACTTCCCGGTGAGCGAGCTGGCTACTTTCCGCAAGCTGAATTCCCGTTTGCAGGGCCACCCGGCCACCCACGAGCACCTGCCCGGCATTCGCATTGCATCCGGCTCCCTGGGCCAGGGCCTGAGCGTAGCCACGGGCGCGGCCCAGGCTAAAAAGCTGAACAGCGACAACCGCACTGTATTTGTGCTGATGGGCGACGGCGAGTTGGAAGAAGGCCAGGTATGGGAAGCGGCCATGTACGCCCCGCACCATAAAGTAGACAACCTCATTGCCTTTGTAGACCGCAACGGCCAGCAGATTGACGGCCCCACCGAAAAGGTAATGAGCTTGGGCAACCTGCGCGCCAAGTTTGAAGCCTTCAACTGGCTAGTGCTGGAAACCGACGGCAACGACCTGACAAAGCTGATAGCTTCTATTGAAGAAGCACAGTCTATGCTGGGCCAGGGCAAACCCGTGATGGTGCTGATGGATACCCAAATGGGTTTCGGCGTTGATTTCATGATGGGCTCGCACAAATGGCATGGCGTGGCACCCAACAACGAGCAGCTGGAAATTGCCCTGCAGCAGCTCATCGTAGAGCACGGCAGCGACTACTAA
- a CDS encoding M48 family metallopeptidase: protein MLKKIALACCLTVAAACSTVPITGRRQLSLVSDGEMLSLGEQQYREVIGKSRLSSNAQQTAMVRRVGQRIQQAVDSYFRQQNASEQLAGYQWEFNLIDDKQENAWCMPGGKVAVYTGILPITQDENGLAVVMAHEIAHAVAKHGNERMSQGLVQQLGGQALSVALANNTQATQQLALQAFGVGSTVGLLKYGRNQESEADHLGLIFMAIAGYDPKGAIAFWQRMEARDNQASPPEFLSTHPSSGTRIADIQRELPEALKYYKPR from the coding sequence ATGTTAAAGAAAATTGCATTGGCCTGCTGCCTTACCGTGGCCGCCGCCTGTTCCACTGTTCCAATCACCGGACGCCGGCAGCTTAGCCTGGTGTCTGATGGCGAAATGCTCTCGTTAGGCGAGCAGCAGTATCGCGAAGTCATCGGCAAAAGCCGCCTTTCCAGCAACGCGCAGCAAACGGCCATGGTGCGCCGCGTAGGCCAGCGTATTCAGCAGGCCGTGGATTCCTATTTTCGCCAGCAGAACGCCTCCGAGCAGCTGGCCGGCTACCAGTGGGAGTTTAACCTGATTGACGACAAGCAGGAAAATGCCTGGTGTATGCCCGGCGGTAAAGTGGCCGTTTACACGGGTATTCTGCCTATTACGCAGGACGAAAATGGCCTGGCTGTGGTGATGGCACACGAAATTGCTCATGCTGTAGCCAAGCACGGCAACGAGCGGATGAGCCAGGGCCTGGTGCAGCAGCTGGGCGGGCAGGCGCTTTCTGTAGCCCTGGCCAATAACACCCAGGCTACGCAGCAGCTGGCGCTGCAGGCGTTTGGCGTAGGCAGCACCGTAGGCTTGCTTAAATATGGCCGCAATCAGGAATCGGAAGCTGACCACCTGGGGCTTATCTTTATGGCCATTGCCGGCTACGACCCCAAGGGGGCTATTGCTTTCTGGCAGCGCATGGAAGCCCGCGACAACCAGGCCTCACCACCCGAATTCCTTTCTACTCACCCCTCCAGCGGTACCCGTATTGCCGATATTCAGCGGGAGCTGCCCGAGGCACTCAAGTATTACAAACCCCGCTAA
- a CDS encoding fumarylacetoacetate hydrolase family protein, with protein MKILCIGRNYAEHIAELHNEVPDEPVIFLKPDTALLQRNMPFFYPDFSQDIHHEIELVLRVSKNGKNIDPKFAHTYFDAIGLGIDFTARDLQSKAKSKGLPWDLAKGFDGSAPLSPSFKPVAEFADLNNINFRLEVNGEVRQRGNSGLMLHNFDNIISYISRFITLKMGDLIFTGTPSGVGPVQVGDQLVGFIEEERVLDVAVK; from the coding sequence ATGAAGATACTCTGCATTGGCCGCAACTACGCCGAACATATTGCCGAACTGCACAACGAAGTACCCGACGAGCCCGTCATTTTTCTGAAACCCGATACCGCGCTGTTGCAGCGCAACATGCCCTTTTTCTACCCCGATTTCTCGCAGGACATTCATCATGAAATTGAGCTGGTGCTGCGCGTGAGCAAAAACGGCAAGAACATCGACCCCAAATTCGCCCACACTTATTTTGATGCCATCGGCCTGGGTATCGACTTCACGGCCCGCGACCTGCAGAGCAAAGCCAAAAGCAAAGGCCTGCCCTGGGACTTGGCCAAGGGTTTCGATGGCTCCGCCCCGCTTTCCCCTTCCTTCAAGCCGGTGGCCGAATTTGCCGACCTGAACAACATCAACTTCCGGCTGGAAGTAAACGGCGAGGTGCGCCAGCGTGGCAACTCCGGCCTGATGCTGCACAATTTCGATAACATTATCAGCTACATTTCCCGGTTTATCACCCTGAAAATGGGCGACTTAATTTTTACAGGCACGCCCAGCGGCGTAGGCCCGGTGCAGGTAGGCGACCAGTTAGTGGGTTTTATAGAAGAGGAGCGCGTACTGGATGTGGCTGTTAAATAA
- a CDS encoding M23 family metallopeptidase, protein MWLLNNLRQLSGGALALLLSTAALVPAACGNKESEKVSRKAAETPPEEAGRVKVEPGYFLFPIKPGKPNFLAGSMGELRPNHFHGGLDIKTDGRTDLPVYASADGYISRLKQSSFGYGNVLYITHPNGLTTVYGHLNRFLGPVADTLRARQYQKQTYEIELFFTKDQFPVKRGDIVALSGNTGGSGGPHLHWEVRDAQDNQLNPLQWGGFPEIQDHVAPSLQAFALEPISINARVQGRFAKAVFVPNPLPGPGVATVWKDTIPAYGTVGILLQAFDRYDNAWNKNGLQRVEVKVNGQPHYTHEVDGVPFPEGSREINQHVDYEWQKTNGRTLEKLFVDDGNSLKMYTTGPSKGLLNVQPGKLYNVEVRMSDSYGNTTPLSFVIRGQEPMYFKTRSAAVKRPALRYEITRNILKVVAADPDTASQGGNLTLYRGNRLLELRPSYTEQSQNVYLYDLRAGRPDSMRFGPVTRRFDRQALIPSGQEFAFSTSNMQLEFKPQTLFDTLYLQTSYKEGLWTVQNPRQPLYQPLRVTLRPEQPIADKERSAVYMINARGGRLYQGGKWLDDAISVPVKTYGSFRILTDTLPPSARLVRKSAQGLTFQVGDNLSGLASYKLYINGQWRLLKYEYKNATLFTDPQDHTVPLRGPGELHITDQAGNQRVIKFTI, encoded by the coding sequence ATGTGGCTGTTAAATAACCTCCGTCAACTATCGGGTGGTGCGCTGGCCCTGCTGCTCAGCACCGCCGCTCTGGTGCCCGCCGCCTGTGGCAACAAGGAATCGGAAAAGGTTTCCCGCAAGGCAGCTGAAACGCCGCCGGAAGAAGCCGGCCGCGTGAAAGTGGAGCCGGGCTACTTCCTGTTTCCCATTAAGCCCGGCAAGCCCAACTTCCTGGCGGGCAGCATGGGCGAGCTGCGCCCCAACCACTTCCACGGGGGCCTGGATATTAAAACCGATGGCCGCACCGATCTGCCCGTCTACGCCTCCGCCGATGGCTATATTTCCCGCCTCAAGCAGTCGTCGTTTGGCTACGGCAATGTACTCTACATCACCCACCCCAACGGCCTGACGACGGTATACGGCCACCTGAACCGCTTCCTGGGGCCGGTGGCGGATACGCTGCGCGCCCGCCAGTATCAGAAGCAGACCTATGAGATAGAGCTGTTTTTCACGAAGGACCAATTCCCGGTAAAGCGCGGCGACATCGTGGCCCTGTCCGGCAACACCGGCGGCTCGGGTGGCCCGCACCTGCACTGGGAAGTGCGCGACGCGCAGGACAACCAGTTGAACCCTTTGCAGTGGGGCGGTTTCCCCGAGATTCAGGACCACGTGGCACCTTCTCTGCAAGCCTTTGCCCTGGAGCCGATCAGCATTAATGCCCGCGTGCAGGGCCGCTTTGCTAAAGCAGTGTTTGTACCAAACCCGCTGCCTGGCCCCGGTGTGGCTACCGTTTGGAAAGACACGATTCCGGCTTATGGCACCGTGGGAATCCTGCTGCAGGCTTTCGACCGCTACGACAATGCCTGGAATAAAAACGGGCTGCAGCGCGTAGAAGTAAAAGTGAACGGACAGCCGCACTATACCCACGAGGTAGATGGTGTGCCCTTCCCGGAAGGCTCCCGCGAAATCAACCAGCACGTGGACTATGAGTGGCAGAAAACCAACGGCCGCACCCTGGAAAAGCTGTTTGTAGATGATGGCAACAGCCTGAAAATGTACACCACCGGCCCCAGCAAAGGCCTGTTGAACGTGCAGCCCGGCAAGCTGTACAACGTGGAAGTACGCATGAGCGACTCCTATGGCAACACCACCCCGCTGAGCTTTGTAATCCGGGGCCAGGAACCCATGTATTTCAAAACCCGTAGCGCCGCCGTGAAGCGCCCGGCCCTGCGCTATGAGATTACGCGCAACATTCTGAAGGTAGTGGCCGCTGACCCCGACACAGCAAGCCAGGGCGGCAACCTCACGCTGTACCGGGGCAACCGCCTCCTGGAGCTGCGCCCCAGCTACACTGAGCAAAGCCAGAACGTGTACCTCTACGATTTGCGCGCCGGCCGCCCGGATTCCATGCGCTTTGGCCCCGTAACGCGGCGCTTTGATCGGCAGGCCCTGATTCCCTCGGGGCAGGAGTTTGCTTTCTCTACCAGCAACATGCAGCTGGAGTTTAAGCCGCAAACCCTGTTTGATACCCTGTACCTGCAAACCAGCTATAAGGAAGGCCTCTGGACGGTACAGAACCCCCGGCAGCCGCTGTATCAGCCCCTGCGTGTGACGCTGCGGCCGGAGCAGCCCATTGCCGATAAAGAGCGCTCCGCGGTGTACATGATCAATGCCCGCGGCGGCCGTTTGTACCAGGGCGGCAAATGGCTGGATGATGCCATTTCGGTGCCGGTGAAAACCTACGGCTCGTTCCGCATCCTGACGGATACGCTGCCGCCCTCGGCGCGCCTGGTGCGCAAGTCGGCGCAGGGGCTCACGTTCCAGGTGGGCGATAATCTGTCGGGGCTGGCCAGCTATAAGTTGTACATCAACGGGCAGTGGCGCCTGCTGAAATACGAGTACAAGAACGCCACGCTGTTTACCGATCCGCAGGACCACACCGTGCCATTGCGCGGACCCGGTGAGCTGCACATTACCGATCAGGCAGGCAACCAGCGCGTCATCAAATTCACGATTTAA
- a CDS encoding zinc ribbon domain-containing protein, translated as MSNLIQFVANHDDLSTDKGFQFKFYCDKCRNGHMSRFLPNKVGIAGELLRAAGSLFGGSFYDAGNAAYHVQRAIGGKAHDEALEKAVEEGKVYFKQCTRCGHWVCPDVCWNHKAGLCEDCAPDEHEELASQQAQATSEQIREKTRAQDYTKELDFLNRSGIVQCKSCSAKLNPDQKFCPECGTPNVIAQQKDRFCTGCGSAMKPEQKFCADCGAKN; from the coding sequence ATGAGCAATCTGATACAATTTGTTGCCAACCACGACGACCTATCCACTGACAAAGGCTTTCAATTCAAGTTCTACTGCGACAAATGCCGCAACGGCCACATGTCGCGGTTCCTGCCCAACAAAGTAGGTATTGCCGGGGAGTTGCTGCGGGCGGCCGGCAGCCTGTTCGGCGGTAGTTTCTACGATGCCGGCAACGCGGCCTACCATGTGCAGCGCGCCATTGGCGGCAAAGCCCACGACGAGGCCCTGGAAAAAGCCGTGGAGGAAGGCAAGGTGTATTTCAAGCAGTGCACCCGCTGCGGCCACTGGGTGTGCCCCGACGTATGCTGGAACCACAAAGCCGGCCTCTGCGAAGACTGCGCCCCCGATGAGCACGAAGAGCTGGCCTCGCAGCAGGCCCAGGCCACCAGCGAGCAGATTCGCGAAAAAACCCGCGCCCAGGACTATACCAAAGAGCTGGATTTCCTGAACCGGAGCGGTATTGTGCAGTGCAAAAGCTGCAGCGCCAAGCTAAACCCCGACCAGAAATTCTGCCCCGAGTGCGGCACACCCAATGTTATAGCCCAACAAAAAGACCGGTTCTGCACCGGCTGCGGCTCTGCCATGAAACCCGAGCAGAAGTTCTGTGCCGACTGCGGGGCAAAAAACTAG
- the bcp gene encoding thioredoxin-dependent thiol peroxidase → MDLQPGSPAPDFEAIDQNGILHRLSDYRGRKVALYFYPKDDTSGCTTQACNLRDNQQALTSAGIQVLGVSIDGEKSHQKFATKYDLPFPLLVDEDKKIVQDYGVWQEKSMYGRKYMGTMRYTFLIDENGLIEKVITKVDTKNHAAQLL, encoded by the coding sequence ATGGATCTACAACCCGGCTCCCCCGCCCCCGATTTCGAAGCCATTGACCAGAACGGCATTCTGCACCGCCTCTCTGACTACCGCGGCCGCAAAGTGGCGCTGTATTTCTACCCCAAAGACGATACCAGCGGCTGCACGACCCAGGCCTGCAACCTGCGCGATAATCAGCAGGCCCTCACCAGCGCCGGCATTCAGGTGCTGGGCGTTAGTATTGACGGGGAGAAGTCGCACCAGAAGTTCGCCACCAAATACGACCTACCCTTCCCCCTGCTGGTAGACGAAGACAAGAAAATAGTGCAGGACTACGGCGTATGGCAGGAAAAATCGATGTACGGCCGCAAGTACATGGGCACCATGCGCTATACTTTTCTCATCGATGAAAATGGCCTGATTGAAAAGGTCATCACCAAAGTAGACACCAAAAACCACGCGGCCCAGCTGCTGTAG
- a CDS encoding transketolase family protein, with protein MKDFPYTESKDTRSGFGAGLHELGKTNPNVVALCADLIGSLKMDAFVKDFPERFFQVGIAEANMMGLAAGLTIGGKIPFTGTFANFSTGRVYDQIRQSIAYSGKNVKICASHAGLTLGEDGATHQILEDVGMMKMLPHMCVINPCDYNQTKAATLAIAEYEGPVYLRFGRPVVPNFTPADQEFEIGKGVMLNEGTDVSIFATGHLVWKAILAGKLLAEKGINAEIINIHTIKPLDAQLILESARKTRCVVTAEEHQMNGGLGDSVAQLLAREEPLPLEMVAVNDSFGESGTPDQLMEKYGLNEAAIVAAVEKVMARRK; from the coding sequence ATGAAAGACTTCCCCTACACCGAATCGAAAGACACGCGCTCCGGCTTTGGGGCGGGCCTGCACGAGCTGGGCAAAACCAACCCCAACGTAGTAGCCCTCTGCGCCGACCTCATCGGCTCCCTGAAAATGGATGCCTTTGTGAAGGACTTCCCCGAGCGGTTTTTCCAGGTGGGCATTGCCGAAGCCAACATGATGGGTCTGGCCGCCGGCCTCACCATCGGGGGTAAAATCCCCTTCACGGGCACCTTCGCCAACTTCAGCACGGGCCGCGTGTACGACCAGATCCGGCAGAGCATTGCCTACTCCGGCAAAAACGTGAAGATCTGCGCTTCGCACGCGGGCCTCACGCTGGGCGAAGACGGCGCCACCCACCAGATTCTGGAAGACGTGGGCATGATGAAAATGCTGCCCCACATGTGCGTCATCAACCCCTGCGACTACAACCAGACCAAAGCCGCCACGCTGGCCATTGCTGAATACGAAGGCCCGGTGTACCTCCGCTTCGGCCGCCCCGTTGTACCCAACTTCACCCCCGCTGACCAAGAGTTTGAAATTGGCAAAGGTGTTATGCTGAACGAAGGCACCGATGTGAGCATCTTCGCTACGGGCCACCTGGTGTGGAAGGCCATCCTGGCCGGCAAGCTGCTGGCTGAGAAAGGTATCAACGCCGAAATCATCAACATCCACACCATCAAGCCCCTGGATGCGCAGCTGATTCTGGAGTCGGCGCGCAAGACGCGCTGCGTGGTTACCGCTGAAGAGCACCAGATGAACGGTGGCCTCGGCGACTCAGTGGCCCAGCTGCTGGCCCGCGAAGAGCCCCTGCCCCTGGAAATGGTAGCCGTGAACGACTCCTTCGGTGAATCCGGCACGCCCGATCAGCTGATGGAGAAATATGGCTTGAACGAAGCGGCTATTGTAGCAGCGGTAGAGAAGGTAATGGCACGCCGGAAGTAA
- a CDS encoding lipocalin family protein, protein MKTRRPVLFAAAAAAVGAAAVVYSRTRTAPLPVVPHVDLKRYAGLWYEIARLPTRYERDCEAVTAEYHLQPDGTMRVRNTCRRKSLTSPEESATGTARVADRRTNAKLKVSFFWPFTGDYWILDLEGDYQYALVGEPKRENLWILCRHPHLERSIRDKLVAKARSLGFPVEKLIFTPQPVSENP, encoded by the coding sequence ATGAAAACTCGTCGTCCAGTGCTGTTTGCGGCTGCGGCCGCGGCAGTGGGTGCGGCCGCCGTGGTGTACTCACGCACCCGCACGGCGCCGCTCCCCGTAGTGCCTCACGTAGATCTGAAACGCTACGCGGGCCTGTGGTATGAAATTGCGCGCCTGCCCACCCGCTACGAGCGGGACTGCGAGGCCGTAACGGCGGAGTACCACCTGCAGCCTGATGGCACCATGCGCGTGCGCAACACCTGCCGCCGCAAAAGCCTGACCAGCCCCGAAGAATCGGCCACCGGCACGGCCCGCGTGGCAGACCGCCGCACCAACGCCAAGCTGAAAGTGAGCTTTTTCTGGCCCTTTACCGGGGATTACTGGATTCTGGACCTGGAAGGCGACTATCAGTATGCGCTGGTAGGCGAGCCCAAACGGGAAAACCTCTGGATTCTGTGCCGGCACCCGCATCTGGAGCGCAGCATTCGGGATAAGCTGGTGGCCAAGGCGCGCAGCCTGGGTTTTCCGGTAGAAAAGCTGATTTTTACGCCTCAGCCCGTTTCCGAAAACCCCTAA
- a CDS encoding vWA domain-containing protein, with amino-acid sequence MRYPPVFLRYFLVLCALLLGSSSLHAQNQPSVRARTTRILFLLDASGSMLAPWEGEPRMEVAKRLLAKMADSLNAYPNLELGLRVYGHLHDKSENNCEDSRLEVPFAAKNARAIKDKLKQITPQGNTPITYSLMQSAGDFPTDKNSRNVLILITDGLESCKGDPCATSIALQRKRIFLKPFVIGIGAEHEFGKQLECLGQYYNAADVKTFRTILNDVIAQTLAKTTVAINLTDADGRPVESNVNLTFINNITGAIEYNYVHYRDDKGKPDALDIDPLQSYDLVINTVPALRANNLQVKPGKANVLTFKSPRGTLWLQSPQLSPNPYGTMQAVIRQAGEPATLVARTFGNRQKLLTGKYEVEILTLPRITRHITIRQGQETIVTYEAPGTLNIITDLKGYGSIYRLNQDDSQTWIYSLPEGGSSKMNVPLQPGNYRLVFRSKNATGSKFTDARSFTIKSGQTTSVSLFGK; translated from the coding sequence ATGCGCTATCCACCGGTTTTCCTGCGATACTTCCTGGTTTTATGCGCCCTGCTGCTAGGGAGCAGTAGCCTGCATGCCCAGAACCAGCCTTCCGTCAGGGCCCGCACTACCCGCATTTTGTTTTTGCTGGATGCCTCGGGTTCTATGCTGGCGCCGTGGGAGGGTGAGCCGCGCATGGAGGTGGCCAAGCGGCTGCTGGCGAAAATGGCCGACTCCCTCAACGCCTACCCCAATCTGGAGTTGGGTCTGCGCGTGTATGGCCACCTGCACGATAAATCGGAGAACAACTGCGAGGACTCGCGGCTGGAGGTGCCGTTTGCCGCCAAGAATGCCCGCGCCATCAAGGACAAGCTCAAGCAGATAACGCCGCAGGGCAACACACCCATCACGTACTCGCTGATGCAGTCGGCCGGCGACTTTCCCACCGACAAGAACAGCCGCAACGTCCTGATTTTGATTACCGACGGGCTGGAATCGTGCAAGGGCGACCCCTGCGCTACCTCCATTGCCCTGCAGCGCAAGCGCATATTTCTGAAGCCCTTTGTGATTGGCATTGGGGCCGAGCACGAGTTTGGCAAGCAGCTGGAATGCCTGGGTCAGTACTACAACGCGGCCGATGTAAAAACCTTCCGCACCATTCTCAACGACGTTATTGCGCAAACGCTGGCCAAAACCACCGTGGCCATTAACCTGACGGATGCCGACGGCCGGCCGGTAGAATCGAACGTGAACCTGACGTTCATCAACAACATCACGGGGGCCATTGAATACAACTACGTGCACTACCGCGACGACAAGGGCAAACCCGACGCCCTCGACATCGACCCGCTGCAGAGCTACGACCTGGTTATTAATACGGTGCCGGCCCTGCGCGCCAATAACCTGCAGGTGAAACCCGGCAAAGCCAATGTACTCACGTTTAAATCGCCGCGGGGCACGTTGTGGCTGCAGTCGCCGCAGCTTTCGCCCAACCCTTATGGCACCATGCAGGCCGTCATCCGGCAGGCCGGAGAGCCGGCCACGCTGGTAGCGCGCACCTTCGGCAACCGGCAAAAGCTGCTCACGGGCAAGTATGAGGTGGAAATTCTGACGCTGCCGCGCATTACCCGCCATATCACCATTCGGCAGGGCCAGGAAACGATAGTGACGTACGAAGCTCCCGGTACCCTGAACATCATTACCGATCTGAAAGGCTACGGCAGCATTTACCGCCTCAATCAGGACGACTCCCAGACGTGGATTTACAGCCTACCCGAAGGCGGCAGCAGCAAAATGAACGTGCCCCTGCAGCCTGGGAATTACCGGCTGGTGTTTCGCTCCAAAAATGCCACCGGCAGCAAATTCACCGATGCCCGCAGTTTCACGATTAAATCGGGGCAGACTACGTCCGTTAGCTTGTTTGGGAAATAG
- a CDS encoding RNA polymerase sigma factor — protein MEDQEILLKFQDPAARNVAFNQLVRKYQTKVYWHVRKMVIDHEDADDLTQDVFIKVWKHLENFRQDASLYTWIYRIATNECLNFLSSKRRKFFLPLNDVGAELAAKVEADPAIAGDEIELKLQKAILQLPDKQRLVFNLRYYDEMPYEQMAEVTGTSVGALKASYHHAAKKIEQYINTHSD, from the coding sequence TTGGAAGACCAGGAAATACTACTCAAGTTTCAGGACCCGGCCGCCCGCAACGTGGCCTTCAACCAGCTGGTGCGCAAATACCAGACGAAGGTGTACTGGCACGTGCGCAAAATGGTGATTGACCACGAGGACGCCGACGACCTGACGCAGGATGTGTTTATTAAAGTGTGGAAGCACCTGGAGAACTTCCGCCAGGATGCCTCCCTCTACACCTGGATTTACCGCATTGCCACCAACGAGTGCCTGAACTTCCTGAGTAGCAAGCGGCGCAAGTTCTTTCTGCCGCTGAATGATGTGGGGGCTGAGCTGGCCGCCAAGGTGGAGGCCGACCCCGCCATTGCCGGCGACGAAATAGAGCTGAAGCTGCAAAAAGCCATTCTGCAGCTGCCGGATAAGCAGCGCCTGGTGTTCAACCTGCGCTACTATGATGAAATGCCCTATGAGCAAATGGCAGAAGTAACCGGCACCAGCGTAGGCGCGCTGAAAGCCTCCTACCACCACGCCGCCAAAAAGATTGAACAGTACATCAATACCCACTCCGATTAA